The Taeniopygia guttata chromosome 6, bTaeGut7.mat, whole genome shotgun sequence genome contains a region encoding:
- the RHOBTB1 gene encoding rho-related BTB domain-containing protein 1 isoform X1 yields the protein MDIDMDYERPNVETIKCVVVGDNAVGKTRLICARACNTTLTQYQLLATHVPTVWAIDQYRVCQEVLERSRDVVDEVSVSLRLWDTFGDHHKDRRFAYGRSDVVVLCFSIANPNSLNHVKTMWYQEIKHFCPRTPVILVGCQLDLRYADLEAVNRARRPLARPIKRGDILPPERGREVAKELGIPYYETSVFDQFGIKDVFDNAIRAALISRRHLQFWKSHLKKVQKPLLQAPFLPPKAPPPVIKIPECPTPSMNEAGYLLDSPLCADVMFVLQEQDCIFAHKIYLATSSSKFYDLFLMECEESPYLDDTQCNKENTNKDVLTSHLETNSDSDEAPLKSPDVKIPPPESSESLNMLEPESGETNSAARSLSSWGKGFVSVHKEMQVNPVSKRTCPVTVVKMDSSVQAAPFKTVLQFLYTGQLDENEKDLTRLAQIAEILEVFDLRMMVENIMNKEAFMNQEITKAFHVRKANRIKECLCKGTFSDVTFKLDDGSIKAHKPLLICSCEWMSAMFGGSFIESSNSEVALPNINKTSMQAVLDYLYTKQLSTSQELDTLELIALANRFCLPHLTALAEQHAVQELTKASMSGVAIDGEVLSYLELAQFHNANQLAAWCLHYICTNYNSVCSKFRKEIKAKSSDNQEYFERHRWPPVWYLKEEDHYQRVKKEREKEDVALNKHHSKRKWCFWNSSAVVA from the exons ATGGACATTGACATGGACTACGAAAGACCCAACGTTGAAACTATCAAGTGTGTGGTGGTTGGAGATAATGCAGTGGGAAAGACTCGTCTgatctgtgccagagcctgcaACACAACCTTGACTCAGTATCAGCTGCTGGCAACGCACGTCCCGACCGTCTGGGCCATTGATCAGTACCGTGTCTGCCAGGAG GTCCTTGAACGCTCAAGAGATGTTGTGGATGAAGTGAGTGTTTCCCTCAGGCTGTGGGATACTTTTGGGGACCACCACAAAGACAGGCGCTTTGCTTATGGAAG GTCCGATGTTGTTGTTCTGTGCTTTTCAATTGCTAATCCTAATTCCCTGAATCATGTGAAAACAATGTGGTATCAAGAAATCAAGCACTTCTGTCCTCGCACACCTGTCATTCTGGTGGGCTGCCAGCTGGATCTCCGCTATGCAGATCTCGAGGCTGTTAACAGAGCCAGACGGCCTCTGGCAAG GCCAATAAAAAGGGGAGACATTTTGCCAccagagagaggcagagaggtTGCCAAGGAACTTGGGATACCCTACTATGAAACCAGTGTATTTGACCAGTTTGGAATTAAAGATGTATTTGACAATGCAATTAGAGCTGCCCTGATCTCCAGAAGACACCTGCAATTCTGGAAATCTCATTTGAAGAAGGTCCAAAAACCTTTGCTTCAGGCTCCATTCCTACCTCCAAAAGCCCCTCCTCCTGTTATCAAAATTCCTGAGTGTCCCACGCCAAGCATGAACGAAGCTGGATATTTATTGGACAGCCCACTGTGTGCAGATGTCATGTTTGTTCTTCAGGAGCAGGACTGCATTTTTGCTCACAAGATTTACCTAGCTACCTCCTCTTCAAAGTTTTATGACCTTTTCTTAATGGAATGTGAGGAAAGTCCATACTTGGATGATACACAGtgtaataaagaaaatacaaataaggATGTTCTGACAAGTCACCTTGAGACAAACAGTGACAGTGACGAGGCACCCTTGAAATCTCCTGATGTTAAAATTCCCCCACCAGAAAGTAGTGAGTCTTTAAACATGCTAGAACCTGAATCTGGTGAAACAAACTCTGCAGCAAGATCTCTGTCATCCTGGGGTAAGGGGTTTGTTAGTGTGCACAAGGAAATGCAAGTGAATCCTGTCTCAAAGCGGACGTGTCCTGTAACTGTGGTAAAAATGGATTCCTCTGTGCAGGCCGCAccttttaaaactgttttgcaGTTTTTATACACAGGCCAACtggatgaaaatgaaaaagaccTCACCAGACTGGCTcagattgctgaaatcttggaaGTATTTGACTTGAGAATGATGGTGGAGAATATTATGAATAAAGAAGCCTTCATGAATCAAGAGATTACTAAAGCATTTCATGTCAGAAAAGCTAATCGGATAAAAGAGTGCCTTTGCAAAGGGACATTTTCTG ATGTGACATTTAAATTGGACGATGGAAGCATCAAGGCCCACAAGCCACTGCTGATCTGCAGCTGCGAGTGGATGTCTGCTATGTTTGGAGGATCATTTATTGAAAGCTCCAACAGTGAG GTAGCGCTGCCCAACATAAACAAGACCTCCATGCAAGCAGTTTTAGATTACTTGTATACCAAGCAACTGTCCACCAGTCAGGAACTGGACACCCTTGAGTTAATTGCATTGGCAAATAGGTTTTGCCTTCCTCACCTGACTGCTCTAGCAG AGCAGCATGCAGTGCAAGAGCTGACAAAGGCCTCCATGAGTGGGGTTGCAATAGATGGAGAAGTCCTCTCCTATTTGGAACTGGCACAG tttCACAATGCTAACCAGCTGGCAGCTTGGTGCTTGCACTACATCTGCACCAATTACAACAGCGTTTGCTCCAAGTTCCGCAAGGAAATCAAAGCTAAATCTTCAG ataATCAAGAATATTTTGAGAGGCATCGGTGGCCGCCTGTGTGGTATTTAAAGGAAGAAGATCACTACCAGCGAgttaaaaaggagagagaaaaggaagatgtTGCACTGAACAAACATCATTCAAAGCGGAAGTGGTGCTTCTGGAATTCCTCTGCTGTAGTTGCCTGA
- the RHOBTB1 gene encoding rho-related BTB domain-containing protein 1 isoform X2 — MWYQEIKHFCPRTPVILVGCQLDLRYADLEAVNRARRPLARPIKRGDILPPERGREVAKELGIPYYETSVFDQFGIKDVFDNAIRAALISRRHLQFWKSHLKKVQKPLLQAPFLPPKAPPPVIKIPECPTPSMNEAGYLLDSPLCADVMFVLQEQDCIFAHKIYLATSSSKFYDLFLMECEESPYLDDTQCNKENTNKDVLTSHLETNSDSDEAPLKSPDVKIPPPESSESLNMLEPESGETNSAARSLSSWGKGFVSVHKEMQVNPVSKRTCPVTVVKMDSSVQAAPFKTVLQFLYTGQLDENEKDLTRLAQIAEILEVFDLRMMVENIMNKEAFMNQEITKAFHVRKANRIKECLCKGTFSDVTFKLDDGSIKAHKPLLICSCEWMSAMFGGSFIESSNSEVALPNINKTSMQAVLDYLYTKQLSTSQELDTLELIALANRFCLPHLTALAEQHAVQELTKASMSGVAIDGEVLSYLELAQFHNANQLAAWCLHYICTNYNSVCSKFRKEIKAKSSDNQEYFERHRWPPVWYLKEEDHYQRVKKEREKEDVALNKHHSKRKWCFWNSSAVVA, encoded by the exons ATGTGGTATCAAGAAATCAAGCACTTCTGTCCTCGCACACCTGTCATTCTGGTGGGCTGCCAGCTGGATCTCCGCTATGCAGATCTCGAGGCTGTTAACAGAGCCAGACGGCCTCTGGCAAG GCCAATAAAAAGGGGAGACATTTTGCCAccagagagaggcagagaggtTGCCAAGGAACTTGGGATACCCTACTATGAAACCAGTGTATTTGACCAGTTTGGAATTAAAGATGTATTTGACAATGCAATTAGAGCTGCCCTGATCTCCAGAAGACACCTGCAATTCTGGAAATCTCATTTGAAGAAGGTCCAAAAACCTTTGCTTCAGGCTCCATTCCTACCTCCAAAAGCCCCTCCTCCTGTTATCAAAATTCCTGAGTGTCCCACGCCAAGCATGAACGAAGCTGGATATTTATTGGACAGCCCACTGTGTGCAGATGTCATGTTTGTTCTTCAGGAGCAGGACTGCATTTTTGCTCACAAGATTTACCTAGCTACCTCCTCTTCAAAGTTTTATGACCTTTTCTTAATGGAATGTGAGGAAAGTCCATACTTGGATGATACACAGtgtaataaagaaaatacaaataaggATGTTCTGACAAGTCACCTTGAGACAAACAGTGACAGTGACGAGGCACCCTTGAAATCTCCTGATGTTAAAATTCCCCCACCAGAAAGTAGTGAGTCTTTAAACATGCTAGAACCTGAATCTGGTGAAACAAACTCTGCAGCAAGATCTCTGTCATCCTGGGGTAAGGGGTTTGTTAGTGTGCACAAGGAAATGCAAGTGAATCCTGTCTCAAAGCGGACGTGTCCTGTAACTGTGGTAAAAATGGATTCCTCTGTGCAGGCCGCAccttttaaaactgttttgcaGTTTTTATACACAGGCCAACtggatgaaaatgaaaaagaccTCACCAGACTGGCTcagattgctgaaatcttggaaGTATTTGACTTGAGAATGATGGTGGAGAATATTATGAATAAAGAAGCCTTCATGAATCAAGAGATTACTAAAGCATTTCATGTCAGAAAAGCTAATCGGATAAAAGAGTGCCTTTGCAAAGGGACATTTTCTG ATGTGACATTTAAATTGGACGATGGAAGCATCAAGGCCCACAAGCCACTGCTGATCTGCAGCTGCGAGTGGATGTCTGCTATGTTTGGAGGATCATTTATTGAAAGCTCCAACAGTGAG GTAGCGCTGCCCAACATAAACAAGACCTCCATGCAAGCAGTTTTAGATTACTTGTATACCAAGCAACTGTCCACCAGTCAGGAACTGGACACCCTTGAGTTAATTGCATTGGCAAATAGGTTTTGCCTTCCTCACCTGACTGCTCTAGCAG AGCAGCATGCAGTGCAAGAGCTGACAAAGGCCTCCATGAGTGGGGTTGCAATAGATGGAGAAGTCCTCTCCTATTTGGAACTGGCACAG tttCACAATGCTAACCAGCTGGCAGCTTGGTGCTTGCACTACATCTGCACCAATTACAACAGCGTTTGCTCCAAGTTCCGCAAGGAAATCAAAGCTAAATCTTCAG ataATCAAGAATATTTTGAGAGGCATCGGTGGCCGCCTGTGTGGTATTTAAAGGAAGAAGATCACTACCAGCGAgttaaaaaggagagagaaaaggaagatgtTGCACTGAACAAACATCATTCAAAGCGGAAGTGGTGCTTCTGGAATTCCTCTGCTGTAGTTGCCTGA